The sequence below is a genomic window from Tubulanus polymorphus chromosome 1, tnTubPoly1.2, whole genome shotgun sequence.
catcatttgatttctataaatacaatttataattacaaacattttttcaattgctggtaaatatttaactacatcaacaaatgttaaacttaatcatcggagtcttaatgtttttgaaattcttatatagtttcttcgttGATCTTTTGTGATTCTATTGGtttgatatccattgctgttgattcctcagtcagaaagagtatcttgagtttctctatcacttcttgatgcgtatgacgttttattaatctaaaagatattagcggcaactctagccatctaaaagatatactaaatacacttaaatatatctaaaggtttcatatttaatagccctaataactacaaaaaacagtacttacatttagatttagaattgtaaactataaactcctaatttcgtttcgagagatagaatatcctAAGCGTAATGTTACAGCGTCTGTTCAGTTCCTGCCACGTCATCTGGTTCCGGTTCTAGAGTGTTCTCTGCACGTTTGCAATAATGAGTCATATGTCtcggcgtcatagtaacagctgtgaatttatagatttattccatagctctttacattgaatgtatataggctcaaatagaatcatgttcacactttactaacacttttaatgtttaaaaatctaactcacacaaatatgaatattgaaataatgttgtaaatatatacttttatattgaataatctgtcaatttaaatgttattcatgtatatgattattttaagagtaataggggtttagttggttcaggttaaaggttgaatggtcgagttcattaaaaacaaatattaaaagtaatttaaaactataatatattttcatagccgtgtgtattttagttaaataatagaataattattattatttgaatatatttgattatatgaatttgtgtattgtaaataaatcaattggtcgcggagcggagctttagcgaagcggagcgaccaattgatttaatacaatatgcttttaaaatttaaattataaatatcttagaataaatatttagttataaaataaaatgcacacggttatgaaaatatattatagttttaaattacttttaatgttttgtttttaatgaactcgaccgttcgacctttggcctgaaccaactaaacccctattactgagAGTGTATGGACACATCAACCTCGGTTCAAAGCTGtccctgattaaattgtaTAATCCGTATATAACATATATAGATTGGTCCCATTTTAACTAACTCAACTGCTTGAATGTCTTGTTTCTTATTCGTAAATTTTCACTTATTCATTGATTGTTTCTGGAGAGTTATATAGGGCCTATGTGATATATAAACGTGGAAACCAGGGCCCATTGCACTAAGAAAACACTTGACATTTTTTTGGGACAGAtctttctatatgtttatgtcCTCGAGGCATCTGAAGTTAAGAAAATTCCCTTTGAAAACTGGATGTGACATGATGAAATAAGTTGCTGAATGTTTAAATTCgacaaaatgaatgtattttgcATTCCTAAGGGCCTATATATTTACTgcagttagtcctgtatgtctttttTATCGCAATTTACTGTTTATTCCTgtttgtcctgtatgtctttgtTATCGCAATTCGTTGGTTgaattgtttactgttagtccAGTTTTTTGaaggggggaggggagggcAAATGAAAGCTACAACAGGATGGCTAAGCCATTCCAGAGCAAGCACCGATAACGCAAAGACCCTCCCTAaagaatttttggaaaaatagatGCAATCAGGTGCATTCTGAGTATACTTAATAGAAAGATGTCtcgtattttattgttttaagtGTGCGAATATTTTTCCTAGATTGATGGAGATCAGCATGGCGAGGTTTTGATTTGAAccaacaaataaagaaaaaaatccaaacCTCAAAACAACCAGTTtacttgaatttatttttggggtacatattTTTTACCTAGTTCAGATTTGATAACACGGTAGTCGCTTGTTCGAAAGCGATGTGCCGTATCATATTGTTGAAGACAGACCTGGAAGGTCTTTGCCGATAGCGATGGTATCCAAGATTTCAAAGGATGTGAAGAAGGTGCATATCGTCGAGATAGAACTCGCGTCTGTGACAACCATAGTTTGCAGTTTTAAAAATTTACAACATAATAGTTTCattaaacaatttaaaactTAAAAGTTTAGTGGACTCATGTTTAACGAGGGCAGGGGTTGAGGTTTCTCGCAACCGTACatgatatatgtatacatacaCTAGCAgtatatacaatgtacttcTAACCCTTATAAAACTATTATtagttattttacaattattaAACGGCAACGTTGAAATGCGATATGCGCTCAGAGCGGCCGTAGTGATTTTGGCGTAttgcgggattcgaaccgctCGGAATTTGTTCTTGTGACGTCACTAGCCATCGACCAAAACAGGCTTTCAACCTTTTGCATACAATTCGGTTCGAGTCCCGACATAATAATCTAACGTTAAGTGACCCCTTCAGGGAATGGGGTGCGTGTGTATGTTTTACTGGCTTCCCGGATAGGGGTGcgtactgaaagggttaaacaacTCTGATTGAAGGGGCAATTTGAAATTCCTAATGTGATAATTAGGCTACTTCCAACCGAAATGtaattgaaatctattttaCACTCATCACCCCCACGAGAGGTATACGACGGAGGGACATCAATAAGCATTTACAATTGTAAAACATAACGTCAAATAAAGAATaagcaataaaatttatatacatacatacactaaacatacatacacatacaaaTACTAAAATATTACAGCGTCTCAACGTTGTATTCACGTTCTATCGTTGTTTCTACGTTGGTAGATTCCATCATTCCTAACCAGTTACAAAGAGAAAAAcaatcttttcttttattgaaTGTAATAAAAGactttatttgaaacaaaaatacattaacAATTGCCTGCTTTGGCAATAATAAGTCACTAAAAATAGAGGCTAAGATTGGATTTCAGTATTCATCTAATACTTTTGATTAGGTACATAAGCTTCACACCTTAAGCCTATCTACCACCACCACCCTTACGATCGGGTGCATATTTCAATGCATTTCCAATGGACTTTAGAACCTCGGACTCAGTGCTGCACACGAAACGCCGCATTACACATTCTGAAAAATATACCATCTAATTACAAATCGATTTCAGGCAAGTCCTCTACGTAGTATGTCTTGTTACAATATGTATATCTAATTGTATTTTGtcccgccagatggcgctTGAGAATTACTTTATAAAATGGTGGTTGCTTAGAATAAACGCGTTCGAATTAATCTCTCTCGTTTTgactgatttaattgatatagaGGACGACACGAAACATGGTGGCAGCGGTGGCCCACAATTAAGTGATCTAACGAGGGCACAGTGAATGTTTTGAGTTTTGTTGCTTTACTGAGGATTATCAGAGAACAGACAGCATGTCTAACGAAAACGTGTTGCCGCCCGCACCGAGACCCGTTGCCGGAAAATACACCAAAACCGCTTGAAATGGGAGATAATGTGGCGGAAAATTGGAAGCTATGGAAACAGCAATGGGACATTTACAACATCGTAAGCAATTTACGCGCGCAAAGTGGTGAGTACCGTACCGCTTTATTTCTGCATTCGGTCGGGACGGAGGCTCTCAAGATTTATAACGGAATGAATTTCGAAAATGCAGGTGACGAGAATGATGTGGATAAGATAATTCAAAAGTTTGATGACTTTACGGTCGGCGAGATAAACGTTACGTACGAACGCTACATATTTAATTCGAGGAATAAAAAGGCGGATGAGTCAGTGTGATGGAGTGACTATCACCACAGAGAGTTGACCAGATCCGAAGGAGTAAAGTCGAAGAGCGTGTTGTATTTTGTGAATCTAAACAGCATCTAACTTTATTACTACAGTATAGGGTTACAGTATAGTACACATGGCGCGAAACAGCAACTAATCATATAAGAGAGACATCAACGAATCATATAAGAGAACCAACACATGTCGTTCTCGACACTCCGGGGGCGGCGGTAAGCGccaaatttgaaagtttactCCAAGATAACATGTATCGcattaaattgaaagatattaataatcaCTATACTAAGTAATAGTTTCACGTATGAAATTGAATCGCCATAAGGGCTAGAAATAGGGACATTGCGTTGTGTTGAATAAATGAGtacataaaaaatatttcataataaatGACTATCTATAGAAAGCAAGTTAACATCGTAtcgaataacatttaaattcatCAATCCGCTTTATAGTAATAATAAGTCATTCCCAACACCAAGAGTGATTAAACGATATTTCAAGTCCTTTCCGGTAAAGAAAAGTTTCGAAGCGAACGCGTTATTTGTTTAAGATCGGAAACGATTAAAGTTCAGAAAACGCGTAAAAACGATAACGTGTTTGACCTCGCGGCCGACGAAGAATTTAACGTAAACACGCATGCAGAATCACGTGATGTAAACATAGTTGAGTAAAAAGGCAATAATAGCCTACGCATCGGTTTCATACATATAATCCAGACAGAGTTCagtcttttaataatttcgtCCAATTTCTAATCTTTCGCTGAGCGTTGGCTGCGGCCAGCCTGGTCGCACGAGTTTTCGGTTGATTTGTATCCGTAATCGTACCGGTATCCGATGAATCATCGACAGATTTCGTGTTAATTTCCAGCGGATATAATTTCGATACGGGTCGGTTCGTACGGCCGGTACTTGTTCGAATATCCGCTGATCGCACAAGTCCATCGGCGCTAACGTTTAATTTCTCGACGAGTGCCATACGCCAGTGTATTCGCTTCTTGTTGTCCTCGTGCACTAAAACAATGTCGccagtttttattttgttttcgaGTTTCCCGTTGAGTTTCGCACGTTCTCTGAGCGCTATCAAGTATTCACGGCTCCAACGTCGTTTGAATGAACTCAAAAGTTCTTGCAACGTTTGATTACGGCGTTGAATATCAGTATACGAAACGTTAAAGTCCTGATCATTTAGATCAATGTCCTCATACGGCAACAGAGTTAATTGGCGACCGCATAACAGTTGTGACGGAGATAACGGAAGAGGCTCGTCTTCCGTACTATACACATACGTGAGAGGTCGATCGTTGATCGTAGCCTCAATTTCACACAAGAGAGTTCGTAATTCATCGTCCGTGACGATGCTTCTACCGAGAATCTTTCTGAGGCATTCTTTCGTTACGCCTATCATCCTTTCCCAGAATCCCCCGAACCAAGGGGCTCGTTTGGGAATGAATGTCCATCTGATTCGATTGTTCGCCATATATCTCGCGACGATCGGCGAATTGACGATTTCTTCTATCTCTACGCAAGATTTTAGAAAGTATGACCCGTTGtcactgatcagttcatgCGGTAACGATCTACGCGAAACGAATCTCCGGAATGCTCGAATAAACGCGGCAGGTGTCATATTAATGACTGATTCGAGATGGACTGCTCGCGTGATGGCGCATGTAAACAGACAAATGTAACGTTAATGCCGCATGTCAGACGTGCCTCTGACCCAAATTTCGCCGGAATAATCTACTCCGGTAACAGTAAAGGGCGGAGCATCCGTAACGCGCGAAACTGGAAGTGGTGGTGGTATAGGTCTACAGTAGGCGGAGCCTCGTACTATAGCGCACGTAACACATTTCCTGAGAACTGATTTTACGACTTGTCTAATTTTCGGTATCCAGTATCTTTGCCTGATAGCAGTAACAGTCCCGCCGATTCTTAAATGTTTATCCCTCCTGTGGTAAAACAACACGATCAAACGCGTAATATGGTGATCTGGTAATAATTCATCCCACGAGACATTCGCTTTCCATAATTCTtggatgaatatttttgatttgatgtgAACCGGCGATAACAGTCCTAACGGATCATAGAGACTCGCCACGCTCCTGACGATTTCGCGCTTCGTAATAATTTCTGGTTCGCTATGCTCGATCGCTTGTTTGTATTTAAGCCTGTCCTGATTGACATCCCACAGGAGTCCTAGGTTGCTGACAACGTCATGTCTGTTCAATAAGTTGTCTTTACTCGCATTATGTCTCAGGTTTTCGTTGTTACTAGTCCACTCACATAGTTTAAATCCTGCGTCGGACATCATCCGATTCGCGTTATGGTAATAATCGATCGCTGTCGATTCATCTTTCACCGACGTAACGACGTTGTCTACGTATATGCTCGATTTCATATCGTTAGCTACCGTGCTCTTATCTTTGTCCAAATGTGATTTTATGACGGCATTGAGAATAAACGGCGAGCACGCTGCTCCGAATAATACAGATTTAAATTGATACGTAATGAATTTGCTTTCGGGGTCGTTTGGATCGCTTAGCCAGAAAAATTTCGTGAATTTCCGGTCTGGCTCGGCTAGGCCCACTTGAAGGAAGGCCTTTTCGATGTCGCTACTAAGTCCAACGTCGCATGTACGAAAGTTCATCAAGATCGAACCAAGATCGTTAAGCAGTAGCGGTCCTTTTTCCAGGCAGTCATTTAAACTCGGAGACTGACGCGTACGGAAGCTACAATCGTAGACGACGCGAATTGGTGTTGTAGCTGAGTCTTTCTTCATCGAGTGGTGCGGTATATAATGCCCTTCGGATTCGTTTTCCTCGTGGATCGACTCGATGAATCCACGCGCTATTTGATCTTCGATAATTCGATCATAGATTTTTCGGGTATCGTTATTTAGTTTCCTGACCATCGCTCGCGTTCGGTTGGCTGTGTTCAGTCTATTGGTCGGTAATGGAGGGTGTTCCGGCCTCCACGGTAGCTGCGCAACGTATTGGTTTCCCGCCTtttcgatacaatccgtcgCGTAATTTTCAAACGTAAGTTCTTCGTTTATCGGGTGTTTTATCCCGAGTGTTTCGACTCTCCAAAAGTTTTCGAGTTGGTCTCGTTCATGAGTATCATCGGTGAGGATAAAGTTCGCGTAGTCACAACGGTCGTGACTCGAGTTTTTTAGCGGACCCGAAAGAAGATAACCGAGTTTTGACGCAACCGCTGTGGGGCCGTTGCCCCTGACGACTTTGTCCTCAACTAAGGACCAGTAGTAGTCGGATCCAATTAATAGAGCGATTTCGAACGATTCACGACCGCTTACAGGGTGCGCCAGTTTCAGACCCGATAGATAATGTAAATTACGTGTATCTTTGATGTGATTACTCATAGGTGTCGTAATGTTCGATTTTACGAGTGCGCTTATCGGCACGTCTCCAGTTTCGGTTTTAATGGCTAACTTGACCCGGTCGTATTTCCTTTGTTTAGATTTAGTATCTCCAAAGATCGAAAGATTCAGTATTTCGCTCGACTCCGGTTTCAAGTTTAATTTCACGGCTGTTTCCTCCGTGATCCATGTTCGGGTCGAGCCTTCATCAAACAATATGCTGACGGTCTCGgagttttgatgtttttcatCAGTAATTTCAGCAACAGCTGTCTTTAAGACGACTGGCGTCGATACGGTGATTGAGTCTTGTGAATTTAGCACGCCGATGTACATTTGCCTGTCATCGCATCGCGGGTTCTGATCGTTATGACCAGCTGATTGTGGTTTTTTGCCGCATAGAGATGTATGGTGTTTATCTGAACATACGGAACAGCTATAGCGTGACCTGCAATCTCCGGCTTTGTGATTTTTTCTCAAACAATTTCGGCAGAGATTTTCTCTTTTCACTATATCCATCCGTTTTTCCAGAGTGTTATAGATCAGACAATCCCTTGATTTGTGGTCTTTCTTGCAGTAGTTACattgaattttataattacGGTCTAGACGGCTTGTTTGATTTCGTTTTCTGTGATGAATTAATAACGACGTGTCTGTGGTTTCGTCTTCTGAATCGCTGATGAGCACACTTTGAATGGCTTGTCCTGCCAGACCCGCTTGAATCTCTTTCTGTAACGCTTTCTTCAATTCAGTTAAATTCCATGCTGAATCACCATGGTCGCGTGTGATCTGAGTTTTAATTCCCGATGGGAGTTTCTCGAATATGACTGGAATCAGGAGATCCCCATAGCTTTCCTCGGTCTTACCGAGAGATTTTAGACCCCTGATATAGCCTTCCAGTTCATCGTAGAACTTTTTCATCTGTTGTACATTTTCGCGTGGTTTTGGCAATTCCCACAATGCCTTCATATAAACGTTGATCAATTTATGAGTTTGTCCGTACCTGTTTTTCAAAAGTTCAATGGCTTCGACGTAGTTGTTATTGGTCAGTGATAAGCCCTCGACGCATCGGGCCGCTTCTCCGCTGAGTTGCGCACGAAGATACTGGAATTTTTGGATGTCGTCTAATCCGGTATCGTTGTGGATAGCTGATTCGAATGCATCTATAAAGCCGATCCATTGTAGTAAATCCCCGCTGAATGTCGGTAAATGTAAATTAGGTAGATTGACTTGCCTTGATTTGTTGTTAATCGGTTGATGAGTTGTCGTTGTCGTCGGTTTCGTGTCGTTATTGAACGTTTCAATAAAGAATCTATACTTTTGTATTTCGATAATCCGTTCGAATGCGAAATCATCTGCTTCTGCGATAGATGATTGTAGATTTTCATCAGGCGTCAACGAGAGAATTGTTTGATCTAGTTCTTGTATGAGGTTTAGCTTTGTGACCGCTGATGATATGATTGCTACCAGATCTTGAACTTCGGCTAGGCCTACTTCTGTTGATCCGGATTGTAGGCTCTGGTAGACCTCTTCTGCACGATTGAGGTATTTAGATAACTGCCCTCGGTGGGCCAACCGAGATGCTGTAGGACGCTTCGTTTGGTCCATTTCGTTTTGACGCTCAGTTTCGTCATACGCATTTTCCGATGTCGTCGACATAATCCTGGTCACGGCACCAAATGTGATGGAGTGACTATCACCACGGAGAGTTGACCAGATCCGAAGGAGTAAAGTCGAAGAGCGTGTTGTATTTTGTGAATCTAAACAGCATCTAACTTTATTACTACAGTATAGGGTTACAGTATAGTACACATGGCGCGAAACAGCAACCAATCATATAAGAGAGACATCAACGAATCATATAAGAGAACCAACACATGTCGTTCTCGACAGTCAGTGGATAAGTACGTCTCAGATTTGAGGACGCTGGCCCGAACGTGCGATTTTAGTGATTTAGCTGACTCGTTGATAAAAGACGCTAGTTGTACTGTTAACAAGGTCAATGGGAGCGACCAGACGAAGAAGAATTTTAGTGGCGCCAAAACAACCGCTTCTAGGAATTATCGGTCTCGTAATTCCGGCGGGAGAGGAGACCCAATGAACTGTCGTTATTGTGGCGCTCAACACCCACGTGATCGCGCATTTTGCTCAGCGTGGGGAAAGACCTGCAACAACTGCGGATTGAGCAATCATTTCGCGTCTGTGTGTAAACAACGTAAGGGGCGAAAGGTCGACAGAATCGAGCAATCAGACGACGACTCGGAGTACGAATCGATACAAAACGTATATTCCGATAAGAACTGTGTAAAAAATGACATTTATGCTGAAATGTCAATCGGAGGGCGATCGATCCGTTTTCAAATTGACTCGGGGGGCTTCGGCAAATTTGATTCCGATTAAGTACGTAAAGAACATCAAGGAAATTCGGCCTACAACGAAGAAGCTCAAGATGTGGAACAATAGTGTTCTGAACCCCGTTGGTAAAATTAGACTAGCTGTGGTCAACATGCATAACAAGAGACGatattcattagaatttattgTAGTCAATGAACGATTAACACCCATAATCGGTTCTCAATCTGCACAGTTGATGCAGTTGATaacagttaataataataataattttttgagAGTTAATCAAATCGAAAGTCAGTCCCCTGAGGTAAATTCTATTTTATCAGagtatgaaaatgtttttcggaA
It includes:
- the LOC141908570 gene encoding uncharacterized protein LOC141908570, whose amino-acid sequence is MTPAAFIRAFRRFVSRRSLPHELISDNGSYFLKSCVEIEEIVNSPIVARYMANNRIRWTFIPKRAPWFGGFWERMIGVTKECLRKILGRSIVTDDELRTLLCEIEATINDRPLTYVYSTEDEPLPLSPSQLLCGRQLTLLPYEDIDLNDQDFNVSYTDIQRRNQTLQELLSSFKRRWSREYLIALRERAKLNGKLENKIKTGDIVLVHEDNKKRIHWRMALVEKLNVSADGLVRSADIRTSTGRTNRPVSKLYPLEINTKSVDDSSDTGTITDTNQPKTRATRLAAANAQRKIRNWTKLLKD
- the LOC141908655 gene encoding uncharacterized protein LOC141908655, which translates into the protein MSTTSENAYDETERQNEMDQTKRPTASRLAHRGQLSKYLNRAEEVYQSLQSGSTEVGLAEVQDLVAIISSAVTKLNLIQELDQTILSLTPDENLQSSIAEADDFAFERIIEIQKYRFFIETFNNDTKPTTTTTHQPINNKSRQVNLPNLHLPTFSGDLLQWIGFIDAFESAIHNDTGLDDIQKFQYLRAQLSGEAARCVEGLSLTNNNYVEAIELLKNRYGQTHKLINVYMKALWELPKPRENVQQMKKFYDELEGYIRGLKSLGKTEESYGDLLIPVIFEKLPSGIKTQITRDHGDSAWNLTELKKALQKEIQAGLAGQAIQSVLISDSEDETTDTSLLIHHRKRNQTSRLDRNYKIQCNYCKKDHKSRDCLIYNTLEKRMDIVKRENLCRNCLRKNHKAGDCRSRYSCSVCSDKHHTSLCGKKPQSAGHNDQNPRCDDRQMYIGVLNSQDSITVSTPVVLKTAVAEITDEKHQNSETVSILFDEGSTRTWITEETAVKLNLKPESSEILNLSIFGDTKSKQRKYDRVKLAIKTETGDVPISALVKSNITTPMSNHIKDTRNLHYLSGLKLAHPVSGRESFEIALLIGSDYYWSLVEDKVVRGNGPTAVASKLGYLLSGPLKNSSHDRCDYANFILTDDTHERDQLENFWRVETLGIKHPINEELTFENYATDCIEKAGNQYVAQLPWRPEHPPLPTNRLNTANRTRAMVRKLNNDTRKIYDRIIEDQIARGFIESIHEENESEGHYIPHHSMKKDSATTPIRVVYDCSFRTRQSPSLNDCLEKGPLLLNDLGSILMNFRTCDVGLSSDIEKAFLQVGLAEPDRKFTKFFWLSDPNDPESKFITYQFKSVLFGAACSPFILNAVIKSHLDKDKSTVANDMKSSIYVDNVVTSVKDESTAIDYYHNANRMMSDAGFKLCEWTSNNENLRHNASKDNLLNRHDVVSNLGLLWDVNQDRLKYKQAIEHSEPEIITKREIVRSVASLYDPLGLLSPVHIKSKIFIQELWKANVSWDELLPDHHITRLIVLFYHRRDKHLRIGGTVTAIRQRYWIPKIRQVVKSVLRKCVTCAIVRGSAYCRPIPPPLPVSRVTDAPPFTVTGVDYSGEIWVRGTSDMRH